CACGCCGAGGTGGCAGAACCAGTAGGCCTGCAGCGCCTCGTGGAAGTCGCGCGGCGCCTCGGCCGGCACGCGCCGGCAGACGTCGGCGATCTTCAGCAGCTCGGCGCGCCGCCGCGGATCGGCGGTCTCGGCCGCGCGCCGCTCGGCGAGCGCGGCGTGCCGCTCGGCGAAGAGGATCGTCGCCCGGCAGGCGACGTCCATCGCGCGGAGCTGCTCGCGCTTGTCGTAGGCCAAAGGGTCGGCGCCGAAGTCGAGCGCGGCGAGCGCGGCGGCGACGTCGTCCCGCACAGCGCGCAGGCCGCGTCGGTAGATCTTGCCGTCGAGCACGGTGTGCCCCGGCGCGCGCTGCTCCATGAACTCGGTGAAGACGCCGCACTCGTAGGCCGCGTGCCACTCCGGGGGCAGCTCGGCGAAGATCCGGTCGCGCAGCGAGCGGCCGCGCCAGTAGGGGATCACGACCTCCTCGTAGGCGCGGAGGACGTCGTCCGGCACGCGGTAGGCGGTCTTGGGGCGCGAGTCGAGGATCCGCAGGTCGTCGAGGCTGTGGCAGGTCAGCTCGGGGAAGGTCGGCACGAGCTTCGGCGCCGGGCCGCGCTCGCCGACGATCAGCTC
This sequence is a window from bacterium. Protein-coding genes within it:
- a CDS encoding formate C-acetyltransferase/glycerol dehydratase family glycyl radical enzyme yields the protein MNDRTERLRAASLAAVPTISAERALLTTEFHREESGRRSAPMLRALAYERLCGRKTLYLGDDELIVGERGPAPKLVPTFPELTCHSLDDLRILDSRPKTAYRVPDDVLRAYEEVVIPYWRGRSLRDRIFAELPPEWHAAYECGVFTEFMEQRAPGHTVLDGKIYRRGLRAVRDDVAAALAALDFGADPLAYDKREQLRAMDVACRATILFAERHAALAERRAAETADPRRRAELLKIADVCRRVPAEAPRDFHEALQAYWFCHLGV